CAGGCTTCTCTGCAGAGTCTCTCTGTGAACGGATCTTGGATTCCAGCTGCTGCCTGCTCATTACTACAGGTGACTTAATTCTTTCACCCCTTCTCCAGATCCTCCTACACCTCAAGTTTGCTCTCCAGTCTGCTTGTTGATTTGGGGCTACTTGGAATGGAGGGCAGGGACTGCTTGCCTGCCTTGTCCTCATCCTACCTCAGTTGACTATATGTCAGCCCAAATCATCTGGGAGAACCAGAGTCAAGAGGTTTATTCAGGAAGGACCCTGTGGCTGTTGGGCCCACTAGGGAGCATGGTGTGTACTAAGGCCTGGAATGTTTATTGCTCCCCAAAGATGCCTTCTACAGGGGGGAAAAACTTGTGAACCTGAAGGAGCTGGCTGATGAGTCCTTGGAGAAGTGCCGAGAGAAGTAAGTTTCCTGACCTACTGGCTACTAACCTGGTTAGCAGGATCTTTCTCCACTGCCAGCTTCCCTTTGTCCTTGCTATATACTGCTAGAGGGGCATGGGTGCATCTTGTCAACTTCTTCTAGCCAACCAGGCCAATACTTCAGTGGTTTCTTTTCTCCAGGGGTTTCCCAGTGAGATGCTGCATTGTGGTCAAACATCTGGGGCGGGCAGAGCTGGGCATGAATGACTCCCCCAGCCAGTCCCCACCCGTTAAGAGGCCATGTCCAGATGTCCAGGTGAGTCTGATGCTACTGTACTCTCTTTTGGGCTCTAATTCCCTTTCTTCCTATCCGAGaatttcctcccccaccccttttgcCTCTTCATCATAATGCTGAGATCTAGGAACAGTTCCAGGAAAGCTTCCTCTAGTAGAGCTGGCTGAGAGCAGGGGATTTTGACCTTCAATATGGGTAGAGAAGCCCTTGGGCTTTAGGAATTTAGCCTGAAAAACTGTGAATGTTGATAGGCACAGGGGACCCTTAGAGTTTAGGCTTGGGCTTGGGTGGGAAATGTGCTGACTTGGGTGACTATAAGTACTCATCCTGATTGAACTGTAACTTGAATGAACTACCTTTGTGGCTTTGGACCCATTACTTCTGCCAAAAGCTGTAGGACAGTCCTGTTGATAGCCTACAGTTCTGAGGAGCATGGGTATGTAAATTCTGGGGTCCAAAAGGATAGATTACTTAGAGTTTTTTATTTGAAGTATCTGAACAGTGTTGGGACTAGAGAGGTTACTAGTATGAGACTAAGGAGATTGGGGAGCCCAATCAATATTAGAAATTTTGTACAGAATAGGGGCTAGGAGAATAGAGGCTAAGGGGACTAGTGAAAGGGCAGGCTGGGGAGAAAGAAGGCAACTAGGGGTTTAGGGAACACTCACCCTTCCCTCTCACTTCTATCCTTGGACCCTGCTCATCAGCCTTTCCATTCCATGGGCTCTTAACAGGGTAAGCTGAAAGAGAAATCCAAGTGCATCCGACCCCAGGTATCCGCTTCTTCACTGCTCTTGATCACTGCTTCCCtgtgtgcttgtctgtctgttcatctgctctctgtctgtctgctccaGTGAGGTTACTCCCTTTGTTCCTGGGCCCCTTGTTGTCCCTGTCATTCTGAGGGTTATAGAATAAATGTCTGGTTTTGCCTTTGTTGGCTCACATACAGCAAGGATATCAGAGGTAGCAACAGACATCAGTTCACTCCTGCCACAGACATCCTTTGTAGGAGAGGGGACTAGGTGACCTCTCAGAAAGCATATGCTGTGTACTTAGCTGGGCAGAAGGTAGAGCCAGGAAAGACAGGAGGCATTTGGAGGAGGAGGTACAGGCTTTAATCTTGGGATTTTACCATCAAGGGGAAAGTTAGATCTATGTTGCAAGAAGTATTGTATGGGACAGCAGAAATGCATTTATATGCAACTTGGAATTTATAAACCATGCATCACTCTAAATTCAACAAAAGTCACATTGTAGGTGGTGCTCAAAGCAAACTAGCGGTGGCTTGGTGTTCAGAGGCCAAAGTTTAGTTGTATGACTTCAAACAAATCCTGTCTCTTTTCTGgactccactttttttttttttgttcttttttttttttcggagctggggaccgaacccaggaccttgcgcttcctaggcaagggctctaccactgagctaaatccccaacccctggactcCACTTTTTAAGAAATCAATACCAAAGAGATGTAAGTGATTAAGCAAAAAATTGTTCCCACccctaaaacaaaatattttcctgtGAGCTTCACCATCTTCACAAGTAACTTTGTCTTCCATGTCTGACTCCTTGTGCTGGGGGTGTATATAAGCCCTTACTCTGATGGGTGTGGACACAGACCTGGTTTTTAGAAAACTGTTTTTCTTACAAAATTTAGTCAAAGCCAGGCTTAGGAATACATGCCTTTTTATCCCAATTCTGGGAAGGCAGTCataaggatctctgtgagttcaagacagtctgatctacatagcaagttcaaggccagccaagaagggaagaaacaaaaactaaatgaaACTTCTTTTGAAAGAGGTAACAAATGTGGTGGTTTAGAATGGGGGCCTCAGAGCCAGGCTCCCTGGTTCAAATGTTGTCTCTGCCACCTGCTACAGTGTAAGCTGGGGCAACTTTtgtttcagtttctctctctctaaggGAAAGATAGTAACTGCATATCTCAGAGGCTTTTATTCATCTATCTATATGTTGTTTGGCATGTAGTAACTACTCATATGTTAGTGTTGTCACTGCCTTAAAACATCAGACAGACTGGCAGTTTCTAGAAAGAAGATTGggataaataagtaataaatccAAAACAATACAATAGTAACATTTTCTTGTAATTCAGCTCCAAGCAACAAACTCAtgagtttctgtttttttggagaataaaataaagtcagtcacaaaaacagaaacaaaaacagtcacaaaaacaaaaacaaaaaataaaccccaaacaagcaagcaaacaaagaaaaacaacaaagaaaattaaattattctcACAAAGTTCGTGTTGGTTTGTGTGAAAACTGCAGTAAAAACTGTAGAAACCTTGGTAGGCTTCCAGGCTCCCGCCCTGTTCCAGTCTTCAAAGGAAGGCCTGGACGGGTTTACAGGGATTCCCACCCACGCCACCTACAGACTCCATGCTCCTCTTGCAGTGATCTCTAAGGCAGGGCCAACTGCTCAGTTTTTATTTAGAAAACCCAGCCCTTTTCCTCTTTCAAGGCCACAGGCCTCATAGGTATACATTCACCAGCAATGTTTGCTTCACCGACAGCTCATTCTGCTTCCTGGTGCTCATTGTCAGCTCCACAGTTGGAGTACCATACCCACTCCACcacaccccctccacacacacacacccacaaaggAAACAGTGTTATAGGACTGTAAAGATTCTCTCATTGCAAACTGCAGTATAACTTTGTCTTACCCCATGACAATTCAGTGTACTGCAAGCCAGCACCATTTATAAAGACTATTGACATAGCTCTAAAAGCATTAAGGCCCTCAACTCAAACAATCATTGGACAGGAAAAAAAGTATCCCTGTGACAACATACACATAAGCTTATGTAGATCGTGCACTTAAAGATAGGGCACTTCATGTTTTCTTGCTGGGACAGTTTCTCTGTCACATCCCCACATACATAGCCGGATCTCTCTAAAACAGGGCTTTACTCTGTTAGCCACAGCTGACCTGGagctccctgtgtagaccaggccagccttgaattcagcatgcctctgcctcctgagtgctgggatcaaaggcgtgagCCATCCTACCCCGCTTCACCATTAGATGGGTTTATAATGCTCATACTCCAGCAGTTCCAAACTCTCACGGGTAAAGGTCAGGTAATACATAAAAATGGGAGTGATTAGCGAGTCATGTTCTAATTTATCAAGGTGTGTGTCTGACATTTTGGggtttaaaaatcaaatattcaCCTAACAATATGGGTATATGACTATGTATTAGAGAAAGGAATTTATCTAGCATTGCTATATCTACCAGTCAATCAGGGCCATTGAACATTCCAAGAGTCTAATGGAAGCAGATGTCCCTATATATCCTTCTAATTCTACCAACACAGATGCTGAGACTAGAGAATTGTAATTGGAGGCAAGCCGGGGACCTcgtcttaaataaaaataaaaataatttactgaTTGTGAAAGGGCTTTAAGGTAGATAAAGAAAACCCCAAACATTTCTCGCCATCCTAACTTTTTTCCCCAGTGGTCATTAAACTTACCCCTAACTGTCTGACTTTAGTTAGTCTTTCTCTCTACTGGCAACTGTCATATGTCTCTATTGGCATTTACAAGACCATGTCAGACCTTCATGGCAAAAGGAACTGTCCTTGTTAAAAACCCCttaaggggctagagaaatggtttagcattaagagcacttgcaggggttggggatttagctcagtggtagagcgcttgcctaggaagcgcaaggccctgggttcggtccccagctccgagaaaaaaaaaaaagagcacttgcAGTTCTTGAGGGGAACAGGGCTCCAAGCACTCAGGCcgtgtggctcacaaccatctgtcactccagtccCTCCCCTTGCCCAGGCACCTGCATTTCCATGGCACACCAACACATgccacatacaaacatacacataagtaagaaaacaggaaaaagaatgaCTTCCCATGGTCATATGGGTAAAAATTGAACTCCAGTGTAATTTTTGAGATATCAAGGGAATCCAACTTCACCCAACAGAATTTAGACTGGAAAAACTAGTTTTCAAAGAGGTAACATAGtcaggaaaagaaaatagtttcaaaggagagaggagagaaacttTAGGATAGCAGATCCTGAGGTCACTATCAAAGGCCATCAAGCGTAGTAGGCCATCCCTTTCCTGAGAGGAATTTACCTTTGACCTTTCTACTAACTTGAAACAAGACTTATGCTGAGCAGAACCTGTCTCAAGTAGGAGCTGCTATGGGAAACCCTCTTGGTTCTACTTGGATAAAAAATACCAGAGAGAAACTCCAAGATGGGATGGCTTCTAAACACATAGGAAAAAATTCCTGAACCCAAATCTGTTGGGTTCTCTTGCTATTAACTAACAGAATTAAGTGTTCTCCTTACCTGTAGGCAGTgactaattttgtttttctgaattgTGTGGTTGTCTACATTCCTGCTGATGTGCCACTAGTcctatagagtgtgtgtgtgtgtgtgtgtgtgtgtgtgtgtgtgtgtgtgtgtgtattcaggcTGTGTATGCATAGTAATTTATCCAACAAAAATGTCTTTTGAGTGTCAAATACATTACTAGGTGCTAAGGCTATGGGGGTAAAATACAGCTATgccactgtcctctgagaggtcccTGTCTAGTTGGGGGAGATAATAATCAAGAAGACAATACCTAGAAATATGTGTTGTATGGGAATAAACCAGGTATGGTGAACAGTAACagcaggtggggtggggggtgtcaggTACTGTTCAGGGGGGTCTTTGTAAGAAAGTGGTGTTTCAGCTGAGAGCTGCAGGATACGAAGGAGCCAGTAAGGTCGCATTCCTCAGAGTAAGCCAGGGAAGCAGGGTTCTGGGCTAGAGGAAGAGCAAGAATGTAGAGTAAGTCTGTTCTCTCTGCTCCATTGTACCCGTGAAgggctcccttcccttcctctctccctataTGTAGGGCCTTAACCCCTCCAGGTACCAGGTAGGGTGTCTCCTGCCTCTATCTTGAACTTTTTTACAGCTCTTCCCTGCCCATTCCTGTCTTTCCCCACAGATCTCCTGGAATGAAGGGGTTGACTTGTGGTGGCATGAACTCATGCAGCAGGCAGGAGATGAGTTTGAGCCTGAGTGGTGTGATGCCGAGGACCCTCTCTTCATCTTGTATACCAGTGGCTCCACAGGCAAACCCAAGGcaagtgcgtgcgtgcgtgtgcgtgtgaatGAGTACCAGGAATCCGAAAGATATGAGTGACTCAGGTACACAGTCTAAGAATGTAAGTGGTCAGTGTACGTATGTGACATCAGGGTGCAGCAAAGGCAGTCGGAGAGAGACGCTGCCATGAAAgggcattggcaggattaaaatctTTAAGAAGGATCTTTTTCCAGCTCCATACAGGCTCTATTTGTTGGTCAATAGAGGTGGACACAAAACCCTAACCTGAGGCCCCATTCTCCCCACAGGGTGTGGTGCACACAGTTGGAGGCTACATGCTCTATGTGGCTACAACTTTCAAGTATGTGTTTGATTTCCATCCGGAGGATGTATTCTGGTGCACAGCAGACATTGGCTGGATCACTGGTCATTCCTATGTCACCTATGGGCCGCTGGCGAATGGTGCCACCAGTGTTTTGGTGAGATGGGAGCTGGGCATGGACAAAATTGTCCTGGGTAACCATTTCCCACAGCTTTTTAGTCTAAAGAAGGGAAACTTATACAGGGACTACTTCCTGGAGAAAAAGGAATCTTGAGGGGTCATATATGCTACTAGAAAGCTTCTTGGCTTGTGTGGTCAGAGGGTAAAGACACAGTTGGTCATAAAGGATGAATACTAAACCCGAGGGAGTGGAAGGGAATGGAAAGACTATTGGGAAGAGCCCAAAATAACTCGATTCCATTGGGATCAGTTTGAGGGGATCCCCACATACCCAGATGAAGGCCGCTTGTGGAGCATTGTGGACAAATACAAGGTGACCAAGTTCTACACGGCACCAACAGCAATCCGGATGCTCATGAAGTTTGGAGATGATCCTGTCACCAAGTGAGACCCTTCCCCATCTGTTGTCCGATAGGTATCCTTCAGAGCTGAACACTGCCCTTTGTGCAGTTTCTTTCTATTGTCCCAACTTCCTgacctgggatggggagggggtgaAGGAGTGCTGAATGCATGTATATTTTGGCTCCTAATGGTACTCAGAATTTTCCTCTCTTCCACTCCTGCTCAAGGCATAGCCGGGCATCCTTGCAGGTGCTGGGCACAGTAGGTGAACCCATCAACCCTGAAGCCTGGCTATGGTACCATCGGGTAGTAGGTTCCCAGCGTTGCCCCATTGTAGACACCTTCTGGCAAACAGAAACAGTGAGTAAGGGAAGCAGGAGGCTAGGGATTAGGGACATGTAGGAAAAGTGATTCAAATCTttgatctctggcttccacagggtGGCCATATGCTGACCCCTCTCCCTGGTGCCACACCCATGAAACCAGGTTCTGCTGTGAGTAAAGTGCTTCTGCTTGTCCTAGGCTTGGCAGGGATAGGATTTGGGGCTGTTGACCTATTAGAGAGTAGGGTACTGGCCTGAGTGCCATGAGGAATTTGGGGCTCTGTGGAAGCTGAGTCAGAGTCCTTCATTCGTCTTCTTGGATTGTGCCTCTCATTTGCTTTTAGTCTTTCCCGTTCTTTGGTGTTGCGCCTGCAATCCTGAACGAGTCGGGGGAAGAACTGGAAGGGGAAGCTGAAGGTTATCTGGTGAGAGTCTGGGCTCTGTGGGAGAAAGAAGGGTCTGCTGAGGGTACTCTGTTTTAGTTTATAACCTTATCTTCCTGGTAGATAAATATCGCTAAGGACAAATACAGTTGAGAGTTTGTCCTCTGCTGAAAGACACCACGGAGATCCTTCCAAATACTTTCCTGTATCTTTAGTTTTTGGTACATAGGCTCTTAAGGGCCCTTATAGATTATATTCCAAGATTCGTGATGATAAATTTTTGGAGTCAAGAAGACAATCTTAGTCCTTCCTTTAACATCCATTTCTAAAGAAAGGAGTCTTTGTAGCTTAAAGGACTAATCATGTAGGCTCTGGAGTCAGTCTGCCTGTATTCagatcctgactctgcctcttctGTGACCTCAGATAAACTGTTACCTATTGTCCATGAATGTAATTTTCTTACTTGTAAAATTGGGCTATAATATGTATAGATAATACTACTTTATCTAATATTCTATTAAATTAGGTAATCCATACAAAAGGGTTAGTCTGAAACTGCAGTTAGTGTTCTTAAATGTTAGCTGCTGCCGTTTTTGTGGTTAGTGCCCGTCAGATCTCAATCCCATTTTACCTTTCCAAGATCAAGTTAGTAACAATAGCAGGACTCGAATCTAAGCTTCCTTACTCAATCTAGAGTTCTGCTGGCACAGAATTCTATTGATTGGGAATTATTTATTCACTGATAGCTTCTATTTTATATGACTCGCTTGCATCTGATTGAACCTGCTTTCCTGAGTAATTATCCAAAAGAaactcaaaatttctagatgattatTACTCAGAACACTGTGCTAGACAATTTTTACATACTAGTAATTTAATCCTTATAATAACTTTAGGGTTTATTATTTACAGATGAAGTTCAGAG
This Rattus norvegicus strain BN/NHsdMcwi chromosome 3, GRCr8, whole genome shotgun sequence DNA region includes the following protein-coding sequences:
- the Acss2 gene encoding acetyl-coenzyme A synthetase, cytoplasmic isoform X2, whose amino-acid sequence is MKGATTNICYNVLDRNVHEKKLGDKVAFYWEGNEPGETTKITYRELLVQVCQFSNVLRKQGVQKGDRVAIYMPMILELVVAMLACARLGALHSIVFAGFSAESLCERILDSSCCLLITTDAFYRGEKLVNLKELADESLEKCREKGFPVRCCIVVKHLGRAELGMNDSPSQSPPVKRPCPDVQGKLKEKSKCIRPQISWNEGVDLWWHELMQQAGDEFEPEWCDAEDPLFILYTSGSTGKPKGVVHTVGGYMLYVATTFKYVFDFHPEDVFWCTADIGWITGHSYVTYGPLANGATSVLFEGIPTYPDEGRLWSIVDKYKVTKFYTAPTAIRMLMKFGDDPVTKHSRASLQVLGTVGEPINPEAWLWYHRVVGSQRCPIVDTFWQTETGGHMLTPLPGATPMKPGSASFPFFGVAPAILNESGEELEGEAEGYLVFKQPWPGIMRTVYGNHTRFETTYFKKFPGYYVTGDGCRRDQDGYYWITGRIDDMLNVSGHLLSTAEVESALVEHEAVAEAAVVGHPHPVKGECLYCFVTLCDGHTFSPTLTEELKKQIREKIGPIATPDYIQNAPGLPKTRSGKIMRRVLRKIAQNDHDLGDTSTVADPSVINHLFSHRCLTTQ